From a single Collimonas pratensis genomic region:
- a CDS encoding thioredoxin family protein, translating to MKIQSASAAIIATLICAAGPASALPAAGQKPAAAATTATTAAVEGINWYEGDVDAAFAFAKANNKPLFLYWGATWCPPCNQVKATIFNRQGFIERSRFFVPVHIDGDSAGAQKLGERFKVRGYPTMILFKPDGTEITRLPGEVDAERYLQTLTLGISANRPVRQILQAALAGGKLSPDEWRLLAYYSWDTDEQQLVGKDLPATLKRLAAASPAGDIANRLALSALVAAANAKPGTVATVDKAAAAAQLNKTLADVRSSRENMDILTNYPAELVQLASDPKSAARTKLLAAANLAMQRLSVDASLSKTDRLSALAAQVSLARIDNPDGALPPALLKEVKQKVAQADSATTDAFERQSVINTAAHALSDAGLLGDSDNLLKAELKRSHAPYYFMLSLASNAKKRGDKGAAISWYEQAYQAAQGPATRLQWGVTYLSGLLELAPQDEARIEKVAHGVFQELGGTQNAFYERNRSVLERLGQKLTAWNNGGSHQAAVGRLRAQLDGVCSKLPTADAQRATCQGLLSPTQA from the coding sequence ATGAAAATCCAATCTGCAAGCGCTGCGATTATCGCTACCCTGATATGCGCAGCCGGGCCGGCCTCCGCGCTGCCCGCCGCCGGCCAGAAGCCAGCGGCCGCCGCCACTACAGCTACGACTGCCGCCGTCGAAGGTATCAACTGGTATGAAGGCGACGTCGATGCCGCTTTCGCCTTCGCCAAAGCCAACAACAAGCCCTTGTTCCTGTACTGGGGCGCGACCTGGTGTCCGCCTTGCAACCAGGTCAAGGCCACCATCTTCAATCGCCAGGGCTTCATCGAGCGCTCGCGCTTCTTTGTGCCGGTGCATATCGACGGCGACAGCGCAGGCGCACAAAAGCTGGGAGAACGCTTCAAGGTGCGCGGCTATCCGACCATGATCCTGTTCAAACCGGATGGCACCGAAATCACGCGCCTGCCGGGTGAGGTCGACGCCGAACGCTATCTGCAGACGCTGACGCTAGGCATCAGCGCCAACCGCCCGGTGCGGCAGATATTGCAGGCGGCGCTGGCCGGCGGCAAGCTGAGTCCGGATGAATGGCGCTTGCTGGCTTACTATTCCTGGGACACCGATGAGCAGCAGCTGGTCGGCAAGGATTTGCCGGCCACCCTGAAGCGGCTGGCGGCGGCCAGTCCGGCCGGCGACATTGCCAATCGCCTGGCGCTGAGCGCGCTGGTGGCGGCAGCCAACGCGAAACCGGGCACGGTGGCTACAGTCGACAAGGCAGCAGCGGCGGCGCAGCTGAACAAGACGCTGGCCGACGTCCGCAGTTCGCGCGAGAACATGGATATCCTGACCAACTATCCGGCCGAGCTGGTGCAGCTGGCGAGCGATCCCAAATCGGCCGCGCGCACGAAACTGCTGGCGGCGGCGAACCTGGCCATGCAGCGGCTGTCGGTCGACGCCAGCCTGTCGAAGACTGACCGCTTGTCGGCGCTCGCCGCGCAGGTATCGCTGGCGCGTATAGACAATCCGGACGGCGCTTTGCCGCCGGCCCTGCTGAAAGAGGTCAAGCAAAAAGTGGCGCAAGCCGACAGTGCCACTACCGATGCCTTCGAACGTCAGTCTGTGATCAATACTGCGGCGCATGCCTTGAGCGACGCCGGCCTGCTGGGCGATTCGGACAACTTGCTGAAAGCCGAACTGAAGCGCTCGCATGCACCTTACTATTTCATGCTGAGCCTGGCCTCGAACGCCAAGAAGCGCGGCGACAAGGGTGCAGCCATCAGCTGGTATGAACAGGCTTATCAGGCTGCCCAGGGACCGGCGACCCGTCTGCAATGGGGCGTCACCTATCTGTCCGGCTTGCTGGAACTGGCGCCGCAAGACGAAGCACGCATCGAAAAGGTGGCGCACGGCGTGTTCCAGGAACTGGGCGGCACCCAGAATGCGTTTTACGAACGCAACCGCTCGGTGCTGGAGCGTCTCGGCCAAAAGCTCACGGCCTGGAATAACGGCGGCAGCCATCAGGCCGCAGTGGGGCGCTTGCGCGCCCAGCTCGATGGCGTCTGCAGCAAGTTGCCGACAGCGGATGCCCAGCGCGCCACCTGCCAGGGCTTGCTGAGTCCGACGCAGGCATAG
- a CDS encoding glutathione S-transferase, which yields MILVHHLNNSRSQRVLWLLEELGLAYEIKAYQRDPKTMLAPPELRAVHPLGKSPVITDGDNTIAESGAIIDYLMQKYSYGRLIPAADSKDRLRYTYWLHYAEGSAMPPLLMKLIFGRLGKPPMPALLRPLARMISNGVQRSYIDPQLKSHLDFLEGELEKSAWFAGVEFSAADIQMSFPLEAMQSRGGLDASRPRLLDFLQRIHARPAYQRAIERGGKYDLLK from the coding sequence ATGATTCTTGTTCACCATCTCAACAACTCCCGTTCGCAGCGCGTGCTGTGGCTGCTCGAAGAACTGGGGCTGGCCTATGAAATCAAGGCCTACCAGCGCGACCCGAAAACCATGCTGGCGCCGCCCGAGCTGCGGGCGGTTCACCCGCTCGGCAAGTCGCCGGTGATTACCGATGGCGACAACACTATCGCCGAGTCGGGTGCGATCATCGACTACCTGATGCAGAAATACAGCTACGGCCGCCTGATTCCCGCGGCCGACAGCAAAGACCGTTTGCGCTATACCTACTGGCTGCATTACGCCGAAGGGTCGGCCATGCCGCCTTTGCTGATGAAGCTGATCTTCGGCCGTCTCGGCAAGCCGCCGATGCCGGCCTTGCTGCGGCCGCTGGCGCGCATGATCTCGAACGGCGTGCAGCGCAGTTACATCGATCCGCAACTCAAATCGCACCTGGATTTCCTCGAAGGCGAGCTGGAAAAATCGGCCTGGTTTGCCGGCGTGGAATTCAGCGCCGCCGATATCCAGATGAGCTTCCCGCTGGAAGCCATGCAGTCGCGCGGCGGCCTGGACGCCAGCCGTCCGCGCCTGCTCGATTTCCTGCAGCGGATTCATGCGCGGCCAGCCTATCAGCGTGCGATTGAAAGAGGCGGCAAGTACGATTTGCTGAAATAA
- a CDS encoding AMP nucleosidase, with the protein MFPTEQFTDPHAAVERVREIYDHNTALLREAFKRFASGEVMPERVRACYPFVRVTTEFNTRADTRHSFGFVSGPGVYETTLTRPSLYTNYLVSQFKLLRDNHDVPLEIGVSEMPIPVHFAFPEGIHVEGTLDPDHLRTLPDVFDLPNLATMDDRIVNGTFEELPGDPHPLALFTAPRVDYSLHRLKHYTATSPDRFQRYVLFTNYAFYIDEFIRMGRELMQATSDPEQRAYRQQYSAFVEPGDLTTWNANLDDLPSDRSLTGVAPARQPQMPAYHLQRADGSGITLINIGVGPSNAKTITDHVAVLRPHGWIMLGHCAGLSTSQRMGDYVLAHAYVRDDHVLDDDLPLWVPVPALAEVQLALQDAVATITQLEGYELKRIMRTGTVASIDDRNWELRDHRKPLLRFNQSRAIALDMESATVAANGFRFRVPYGTLLCVSDKPLHGEIKLPGMANRFYEQRVNQHLKIGIKALELLRNQGVEQLHSRKLRSFSEPAFR; encoded by the coding sequence ATGTTCCCCACTGAGCAATTCACCGATCCCCACGCCGCCGTCGAGCGCGTGCGCGAAATCTACGACCACAACACCGCCTTGCTGCGCGAGGCATTCAAGCGCTTTGCCAGCGGCGAGGTGATGCCGGAACGGGTGCGCGCCTGCTATCCCTTTGTGCGCGTCACCACTGAATTCAATACCCGTGCGGATACGCGCCATTCCTTCGGTTTCGTCTCCGGTCCCGGCGTCTATGAAACCACGCTGACGCGGCCCTCGCTGTATACCAATTACCTGGTCAGCCAGTTCAAGCTGCTGCGCGACAACCATGACGTGCCGCTGGAAATCGGCGTCAGCGAAATGCCGATCCCGGTGCACTTCGCTTTTCCCGAAGGGATCCACGTCGAGGGCACACTCGATCCCGATCATCTGCGCACGCTGCCGGATGTGTTCGACCTGCCCAACCTGGCGACCATGGACGACCGCATCGTCAACGGCACTTTTGAAGAGCTGCCCGGCGATCCGCATCCGCTGGCGCTGTTCACCGCGCCGCGCGTCGACTATTCGCTGCACCGGCTGAAGCACTACACGGCGACCTCGCCCGATCGTTTCCAGCGCTATGTGCTGTTCACCAATTACGCTTTCTATATCGACGAGTTCATCCGCATGGGACGCGAGCTGATGCAAGCCACCAGCGATCCGGAGCAGCGCGCCTATCGCCAGCAGTATTCCGCGTTTGTCGAACCGGGCGACCTCACCACCTGGAACGCCAACCTCGACGACTTGCCGTCTGACCGTTCGCTGACCGGCGTGGCGCCGGCGCGCCAGCCGCAGATGCCGGCTTACCATCTACAGCGCGCCGACGGTTCCGGCATTACGCTGATCAATATCGGTGTCGGGCCGTCGAACGCCAAGACCATTACTGATCACGTCGCGGTCTTGCGTCCGCACGGCTGGATCATGCTCGGTCATTGTGCCGGTCTGTCGACCTCGCAGCGCATGGGCGATTACGTGCTGGCGCATGCCTATGTGCGCGACGACCATGTGCTGGACGACGACCTGCCGCTGTGGGTGCCGGTGCCGGCGCTGGCCGAGGTACAGCTGGCGCTGCAGGATGCGGTAGCCACCATCACCCAGCTGGAAGGTTATGAACTGAAACGCATCATGCGCACCGGCACGGTGGCCTCGATCGACGATCGCAACTGGGAGCTGCGCGACCATCGCAAGCCTTTGCTGCGCTTCAACCAGAGCCGCGCGATTGCGCTGGATATGGAAAGCGCGACGGTGGCCGCCAATGGCTTCCGTTTCCGCGTCCCTTACGGCACCTTGCTGTGCGTCTCCGACAAGCCGTTGCACGGTGAAATCAAATTGCCGGGCATGGCGAACCGCTTTTACGAGCAGCGCGTCAACCAGCATTTGAAGATCGGCATCAAGGCGCTGGAACTGTTGCGCAACCAGGGCGTGGAACAACTGCACAGCCGCAAGCTGCGCAGCTTCAGCGAACCGGCGTTCCGCTAG
- a CDS encoding YbfB/YjiJ family MFS transporter: MEQHREAWRVALAGALCLAVAMGIGRFAFTPLLPMMLHDGVIDLTAGGWLATANYLGYFIGALLCMVLRGSATRFIRTGLAATVLLTLGMGLWQSPGLWLVLRTLAGIASACTFVFASGWCLQRLAQLQAPALGGIIYCGPGLGILLTGLATSAMVSHHWKASYGWLSYALLALLLTAIVWRTFAGPAVSLTPAAAASPQALPPAQIVRQTRGLTIAYALAGFGYIITATFLPVIARQALPGSSWPDLFWPLFGISVSLGAWLATHLPVHWDNRLLLAACYLLQATGILIGVASPSVFGFALGSILLGLPFTAITLFAMRDARRLRGDQARSLMGLLTATYGIGQIVGPPLATRLVQGSGNFTSSLCVAAFTLVAGAGLLGLMYRESRQAQT, encoded by the coding sequence ATGGAACAACACCGGGAAGCATGGCGCGTAGCCTTGGCCGGCGCACTGTGCCTAGCGGTGGCAATGGGCATAGGCCGCTTCGCTTTCACTCCGCTGCTGCCGATGATGCTGCACGATGGCGTAATCGACCTGACAGCGGGCGGCTGGCTGGCGACAGCGAACTACCTTGGTTATTTCATCGGCGCCCTGCTGTGCATGGTCTTGCGCGGCAGCGCCACCCGTTTCATCCGCACCGGCCTGGCCGCAACGGTGTTGCTGACCCTCGGCATGGGACTATGGCAATCGCCCGGCTTGTGGCTGGTGCTGCGCACGCTGGCCGGCATCGCCAGCGCCTGCACCTTCGTGTTTGCCTCCGGCTGGTGTTTGCAGCGTTTGGCGCAGCTGCAGGCGCCGGCGCTGGGCGGCATCATCTATTGCGGCCCCGGCCTCGGCATCCTGCTGACCGGACTGGCCACCAGCGCGATGGTGTCGCATCACTGGAAAGCGTCTTATGGCTGGCTCAGTTACGCCCTACTGGCCTTGCTGCTGACAGCAATCGTCTGGCGCACCTTCGCCGGGCCTGCAGTCAGCTTGACCCCGGCCGCCGCGGCCTCTCCCCAGGCACTGCCGCCAGCCCAGATCGTACGGCAGACGCGCGGCCTGACCATCGCCTACGCCCTGGCCGGATTCGGCTACATCATTACCGCAACTTTCCTGCCGGTGATCGCGCGCCAGGCCTTGCCCGGCTCCAGCTGGCCGGACCTGTTCTGGCCCTTGTTCGGGATCAGCGTTTCACTGGGCGCCTGGCTGGCGACGCACTTGCCGGTACATTGGGACAACCGCCTGCTGCTCGCAGCCTGCTACCTGCTGCAGGCAACCGGCATCCTGATCGGCGTGGCCTCACCCAGCGTGTTCGGCTTTGCACTCGGCAGCATCTTGCTGGGCTTGCCGTTTACCGCGATTACCTTGTTTGCGATGCGCGATGCGCGGCGCCTGCGTGGCGACCAGGCGCGCAGCCTGATGGGCTTGCTGACGGCCACCTACGGCATCGGCCAGATTGTCGGGCCGCCGCTGGCGACTCGCCTGGTGCAAGGCAGCGGCAACTTCACCTCATCGCTGTGCGTGGCGGCCTTCACGCTGGTGGCAGGCGCCGGCCTGTTGGGCTTGATGTATCGGGAAAGCCGGCAGGCGCAAACTTGA
- a CDS encoding NAD(P)H-dependent flavin oxidoreductase has protein sequence MPSIHLHSASHSASFAAQLDLRYPIVQGPMNGGSPIELVTQVCNAGGLGSFAAALLSPPAIIEAVKKIRTLTTRPFNVNLFILETSQPPEAEIAMAEELLLPFRDALGLGPATRPQKYSENFEEQLAALLEAAPPVVSFTFGILSADTVAQFQAKGSKVIGTATTVAEAVAWEQAGADFVCLQGSEAGGHRATFLGNIEQSSVGLMTLIPQAAAAVKLPLIAAGGIMDGRGIAAALLLGAQAAQLGTAFLACPESGIAPAWRAQLAVARDDSTRLTRSFSGRHARGIVNAYMEQMATHEGALPAYPVQNALSAEIRQTAAKLGRPEFMSLWAGQGVAMARPMPAAQLVATLAAELQAPHAINY, from the coding sequence ATGCCCAGCATCCACTTGCATTCCGCCTCGCACAGCGCATCGTTCGCCGCACAGCTCGACCTCCGCTATCCGATCGTGCAGGGCCCCATGAACGGCGGCTCGCCGATTGAATTGGTGACGCAAGTCTGCAACGCCGGCGGCCTGGGTTCGTTTGCGGCCGCGCTGCTTTCGCCTCCTGCGATCATCGAAGCGGTGAAGAAGATCCGCACACTGACGACACGACCTTTCAATGTCAATTTATTCATCCTGGAAACCAGCCAGCCCCCCGAAGCAGAAATCGCCATGGCAGAAGAACTTCTGCTGCCGTTCCGTGACGCGCTCGGCCTTGGTCCCGCAACACGGCCGCAGAAATACAGCGAGAATTTCGAGGAGCAACTGGCTGCCTTGCTGGAAGCCGCGCCGCCGGTGGTTAGCTTCACCTTCGGCATCCTGTCCGCCGATACGGTGGCGCAGTTCCAGGCCAAAGGCAGCAAGGTGATCGGCACCGCCACCACGGTGGCCGAAGCGGTGGCCTGGGAACAGGCCGGCGCGGATTTCGTTTGCCTGCAGGGCTCTGAAGCCGGCGGCCATCGCGCCACCTTCCTCGGCAACATCGAACAATCCAGCGTCGGCTTGATGACGCTGATCCCGCAGGCAGCGGCGGCGGTTAAGCTGCCGCTGATCGCCGCCGGTGGCATCATGGATGGCCGCGGCATCGCTGCCGCCCTGCTGCTGGGCGCCCAGGCAGCACAGCTCGGCACCGCCTTCCTGGCTTGTCCGGAATCCGGCATCGCGCCTGCATGGCGCGCGCAGCTGGCCGTCGCACGCGACGACAGCACACGCCTGACCCGCAGCTTCTCGGGCCGCCATGCCCGCGGCATCGTCAATGCCTACATGGAGCAAATGGCGACCCATGAAGGCGCGCTGCCAGCGTATCCGGTGCAAAATGCCCTGAGCGCTGAAATCCGCCAGACCGCAGCCAAGCTCGGCCGGCCGGAATTCATGTCGCTCTGGGCCGGCCAGGGCGTGGCCATGGCGCGGCCGATGCCGGCAGCGCAACTGGTCGCCACGCTGGCGGCTGAACTGCAGGCGCCGCATGCCATCAACTACTAA
- a CDS encoding LysR family transcriptional regulator, which yields MDLLSLEIFRTVVREGGITRAAEQLHRVQSNVTTRIRQLEQSLGVSLFSRNHKRLVLTPAGETLLDYAERLLNLAIEAREAVQPAVPQGRLRIGSMESTAASRLPLPLARFHQQWPAVQLELSTGPTQQLIDRVRAFTLDAALVAGPLEDPLLTILPLYAEELVLLAPRNHPPINSPDDLQTHTLIAFENGCAYRRHAENWLASGSIPGRRPDRILELGSYHAMLACVAAGAGVALAPRSVLELHNCSESLAIHPIGPAGQVPTYLIRRHDYSSPAFDALSQILQDEAINRLSYIEPTASPSDNKDVEAAGQSDAD from the coding sequence ATGGATCTCCTGTCTCTGGAAATCTTCCGCACGGTAGTGCGCGAGGGTGGCATTACCCGCGCAGCGGAGCAATTGCACCGAGTGCAATCGAATGTCACCACCCGCATCCGCCAGCTGGAGCAATCGCTGGGCGTCAGCCTGTTTTCCCGCAACCACAAGCGTCTGGTGCTGACGCCGGCCGGTGAAACCCTGCTGGACTATGCTGAGCGCCTGCTGAACCTTGCCATTGAGGCACGCGAAGCGGTGCAGCCGGCCGTACCGCAAGGGCGCTTGCGCATAGGCTCCATGGAAAGCACCGCGGCCAGCCGCTTGCCGCTGCCGCTGGCGCGCTTCCACCAGCAATGGCCGGCCGTGCAGCTGGAACTGAGCACCGGCCCGACCCAGCAACTGATCGACCGCGTACGCGCTTTCACCCTCGATGCCGCACTGGTTGCCGGACCATTGGAAGACCCGCTGTTGACGATCTTGCCCCTGTATGCCGAAGAGCTGGTGCTGCTGGCCCCGCGCAACCACCCGCCGATCAACAGCCCGGACGACCTCCAGACCCACACCCTGATCGCCTTCGAAAACGGCTGCGCCTACCGCCGCCACGCCGAAAACTGGCTAGCCTCAGGCAGCATCCCGGGCCGCCGCCCCGACCGCATCCTCGAGCTAGGCTCCTATCACGCCATGCTGGCCTGTGTCGCCGCCGGCGCCGGCGTCGCCCTGGCGCCGCGCTCCGTACTCGAACTCCACAACTGCAGCGAAAGCCTCGCAATCCACCCCATCGGCCCCGCCGGCCAAGTCCCCACCTACCTGATCCGCCGCCACGACTACAGCTCCCCAGCCTTCGACGCCCTCAGCCAGATCCTTCAGGACGAAGCAATAAATCGACTCTCGTATATTGAACCTACCGCGTCGCCATCGGATAATAAGGATGTAGAAGCGGCCGGGCAGAGTGATGCCGATTAG
- a CDS encoding IS110 family transposase — METVCAVVGIDVSKKKLDIALLVNGKTKAKVVENSADGYKSLLEWLSKAKVAKETLHVCMEATGIYYEPVALALHDAGVSVSVVNPACIKGFGHSENIRNKNDIADAGLIARYCAAMKPAPWMPPPLEQRQLRAWSLRVQALKDIRQQEQNRLEANTFTGMTDVADHVNQHIAWLSTEIKKLEEDINDHIDRHPGLKRDAELITSIPGIGTTTVARILGQLGDIRRFGSGKAFAAFLGVTPKQRSSGTSIKGRTMISRAGSKSMRAALYMPSLVACRHNPLLRCFAERLLATGMAKKAVIGAVMHKMTHLIYGVVRTGKPFDPNYLTNGLAIQDGI; from the coding sequence ATGGAAACGGTATGTGCAGTTGTTGGTATCGATGTGAGCAAGAAGAAGCTCGATATTGCCTTGCTGGTCAACGGCAAGACCAAGGCCAAGGTGGTGGAGAATTCTGCCGACGGATACAAATCACTCCTGGAGTGGCTAAGCAAGGCGAAAGTCGCTAAAGAAACGCTGCATGTCTGCATGGAGGCCACTGGGATTTATTATGAGCCGGTGGCATTGGCGCTGCATGACGCAGGAGTGAGCGTTAGCGTGGTCAATCCGGCCTGCATCAAAGGCTTCGGCCATAGTGAAAATATTCGCAACAAGAACGACATCGCCGATGCCGGCCTCATTGCGCGCTATTGCGCCGCCATGAAGCCGGCACCTTGGATGCCGCCACCGCTGGAGCAACGCCAGCTGCGGGCCTGGTCGCTGCGAGTACAAGCCTTAAAAGATATTCGCCAGCAGGAACAAAATCGGCTTGAAGCCAACACCTTCACCGGCATGACCGACGTCGCCGACCATGTGAACCAACACATCGCCTGGCTAAGCACCGAAATCAAGAAGTTGGAGGAGGACATCAATGATCACATTGATCGACATCCCGGCCTCAAGCGTGATGCCGAACTCATCACCAGCATCCCGGGCATCGGCACCACCACGGTGGCAAGAATCCTGGGTCAGTTAGGCGATATCCGTCGATTTGGCAGCGGCAAGGCATTTGCCGCATTTCTCGGCGTAACCCCGAAACAACGCAGCTCCGGCACCTCCATCAAAGGTCGAACCATGATTAGCCGGGCAGGAAGCAAGTCGATGCGAGCGGCGCTTTACATGCCTAGCTTGGTAGCATGTCGACACAACCCGCTACTACGTTGCTTTGCTGAGCGGCTATTGGCCACCGGCATGGCGAAAAAGGCCGTCATCGGCGCTGTCATGCACAAAATGACACATCTGATTTACGGAGTGGTTCGTACTGGCAAGCCCTTCGATCCAAATTATTTAACTAACGGGCTTGCTATTCAAGACGGTATCTGA
- a CDS encoding transposase — MARLPRLVIPNQPHHLIQRGVDRQAIFRETEDYVNFLGRLRDAARQFKVAIHGYVLMTNHIHLLATPSDVEGLARMMQWVGRHYVPYFNQKYAREGTLWQGRYRATVIDSERYFMLCSCYIDQNPVRAGITSSPGEYPWSSYLHHVGVKPDPLVTDHALYWALGNTPFDREAAYKEMAEQALTSTEAKQLMDATNKGWPLGSEMFKAKLEKQGSARVRPARRGRPFKARPESAEAVAAPATKK, encoded by the coding sequence ATGGCTCGCTTACCTCGTCTCGTCATTCCCAATCAGCCGCACCACCTTATTCAGCGGGGTGTTGACCGGCAGGCAATTTTCCGTGAAACCGAAGATTATGTGAATTTTCTGGGCCGTTTGCGCGATGCGGCCAGGCAGTTCAAGGTCGCTATCCATGGCTATGTGCTGATGACTAATCATATTCACTTGCTGGCGACGCCTAGCGACGTGGAGGGCTTGGCACGGATGATGCAGTGGGTAGGGAGACATTATGTGCCATATTTCAATCAGAAATATGCACGTGAAGGGACTTTGTGGCAGGGACGCTACAGGGCCACAGTGATCGATTCAGAGCGCTATTTCATGTTGTGCAGCTGCTACATCGACCAGAATCCGGTGCGCGCCGGCATTACTTCGTCGCCGGGAGAGTACCCCTGGTCGAGTTATCTGCACCATGTTGGGGTTAAGCCGGATCCGCTGGTGACCGACCATGCCTTGTACTGGGCCTTGGGCAACACGCCTTTTGACCGTGAAGCTGCATATAAGGAAATGGCTGAGCAAGCGCTTACATCGACAGAGGCGAAGCAATTGATGGATGCCACCAACAAGGGCTGGCCGCTAGGCTCTGAAATGTTCAAGGCCAAGCTGGAAAAACAGGGCTCGGCGAGAGTGCGCCCGGCCCGGCGGGGGCGGCCTTTCAAGGCGCGGCCGGAGTCGGCAGAGGCCGTAGCGGCGCCGGCAACAAAAAAATAA